A stretch of the Porifericola rhodea genome encodes the following:
- a CDS encoding peptidylprolyl isomerase yields the protein MTKEILHKASRKALTLSIVVLSLICSHAAQAQYSGGATIDKIVAKVDNYIVLRSDLENAFMEAQRNPQAKLERCDVLRQLVIEKVLLAKAEIDSVVVSEDEVNANLDRRLQYFITTYGRENIEEQFGKSVEEFRDELRDDIREQLTAQQMQQTITADVKVTPAEVKQFFKNIPQDSLPFYSTEVTVGQIVKLPTISKDQKDIVRKKLLDIRERIINGEDFGELAEEFSEDPGSAAKGGELGFMERGQLVPEYEATALQMQPGEISQPVESQFGFHLIQLIERRGNRYNSRHILLKPNSSELDIKNAEVFLDSLRQEILSDSISFAKAAKEYSDDKETAGSGGFFLSQDESNRVPTDQLDPVVFFVIDTMQTGSITEPLEYRMPDGSKAVRILYYKDRTKPHQANLKEDYQKIYNAALAERRTDALRKWFNEARDEVFIEIDPEYGRCDITGSI from the coding sequence ATGACAAAAGAGATCTTGCACAAGGCGAGCCGTAAAGCGCTAACGCTAAGTATAGTAGTTCTTTCTCTGATTTGCTCTCATGCCGCTCAGGCTCAGTACAGTGGAGGAGCTACCATAGACAAGATTGTAGCAAAAGTAGATAACTATATTGTACTACGCTCTGACCTGGAGAATGCTTTTATGGAAGCTCAGCGTAACCCTCAGGCTAAACTGGAGCGTTGCGATGTACTCCGTCAGCTGGTTATAGAGAAAGTGCTGCTTGCCAAAGCAGAAATTGACTCGGTTGTAGTGTCTGAAGACGAGGTGAATGCCAACCTGGACCGTAGGCTACAATATTTTATTACCACTTACGGAAGAGAAAATATAGAAGAGCAGTTTGGTAAATCTGTAGAAGAGTTTCGGGATGAGCTTAGAGACGATATTCGCGAACAGCTTACTGCTCAACAAATGCAGCAAACCATCACGGCAGATGTAAAAGTGACACCTGCTGAGGTAAAGCAGTTCTTTAAAAATATACCACAGGACAGTCTTCCCTTTTACTCTACCGAGGTTACCGTTGGGCAGATTGTAAAACTGCCAACCATCAGTAAAGATCAGAAGGATATTGTACGAAAGAAGTTACTGGATATACGGGAACGAATTATTAATGGTGAAGACTTTGGCGAACTGGCGGAAGAGTTTTCCGAGGATCCGGGTTCCGCTGCAAAAGGAGGAGAGTTGGGCTTTATGGAAAGAGGACAGCTTGTACCCGAGTATGAAGCCACCGCCTTGCAAATGCAGCCCGGAGAAATCTCTCAACCTGTAGAGTCGCAATTTGGCTTTCACCTGATACAGTTGATAGAGCGTAGAGGTAATCGCTACAATAGCCGTCATATTTTATTAAAACCAAATTCCTCTGAGCTAGATATCAAGAACGCAGAAGTATTTCTGGACAGTCTTCGTCAAGAGATACTTTCTGATTCCATCAGCTTTGCCAAAGCCGCTAAAGAATACTCAGACGATAAAGAAACAGCCGGTAGCGGTGGTTTTTTCCTTAGCCAGGACGAGTCAAATCGTGTGCCTACCGATCAGCTTGACCCAGTGGTGTTTTTCGTAATAGACACCATGCAGACAGGCAGTATTACTGAACCACTGGAATACAGAATGCCAGATGGATCAAAAGCAGTAAGAATTTTATATTACAAAGACCGAACAAAACCGCATCAGGCTAATTTAAAAGAAGACTATCAGAAGATTTATAATGCTGCTCTGGCAGAAAGAAGGACAGATGCATTGAGAAAATGGTTTAATGAAGCCAGAGATGAAGTATTTATAGAAATAGATCCTGAATACGGCCGATGCGATATTACCGGAAGCATTTAG
- a CDS encoding peptidyl-prolyl cis-trans isomerase: MNKIALLLSLVLLLGACKERSLPSFLRFKNQEVESGEERIPLARVYDNFLYQQDLEGILEENVSAADSASIINRYIDSWIRKQLIIAEAATQIEFDEAELERKILDYRYALMVYEFEKNYVNQRVETEVSEDEIKEYYQKNKDNFELKQNIIKGIFAKVPQEAPRIGRLRKLFQSKMDEEVREEIKSYCLSFASSYSLDDSVWYDFEDVIKNTPLVSIPNKVQFLRENEFIETSDDIYVYFVKVTDYKITDQISPIEFVRDDIMKIITNKRKVALTQELEDEIYQEASDNNEFEIYTPTTHDKRDLAQGEP, translated from the coding sequence ATGAATAAAATTGCACTACTGCTTAGTTTAGTATTGCTTTTGGGAGCATGTAAAGAAAGAAGCTTGCCCTCTTTTTTACGCTTCAAAAACCAGGAGGTAGAATCAGGGGAAGAGCGCATTCCCCTGGCCAGAGTGTATGATAACTTTCTTTATCAACAAGACCTGGAAGGCATACTTGAAGAGAATGTGAGTGCGGCGGATAGTGCCAGCATTATTAACCGCTATATTGACTCCTGGATTCGTAAACAGTTGATCATTGCTGAGGCTGCTACCCAGATAGAATTTGATGAAGCAGAACTGGAAAGAAAAATTTTAGACTATCGTTATGCCCTCATGGTATATGAGTTTGAGAAAAATTACGTTAACCAAAGGGTAGAGACCGAAGTGTCTGAAGATGAAATAAAAGAGTATTATCAAAAAAATAAAGATAACTTTGAACTCAAGCAGAATATCATCAAAGGTATTTTTGCTAAAGTACCACAGGAAGCCCCCCGTATCGGGCGTTTGAGAAAACTCTTTCAAAGTAAAATGGATGAGGAAGTAAGGGAGGAAATTAAATCATATTGCCTTAGCTTTGCATCTTCATACTCCTTAGACGATTCGGTATGGTACGACTTTGAGGACGTAATTAAGAATACTCCTTTGGTAAGTATTCCTAATAAGGTTCAATTTCTGAGAGAAAATGAGTTTATTGAAACCTCAGACGATATTTATGTGTACTTTGTAAAAGTTACAGATTATAAAATTACGGATCAGATTTCACCTATAGAGTTTGTTAGGGATGATATCATGAAAATTATCACTAATAAAAGAAAGGTGGCTCTGACTCAGGAACTGGAAGACGAAATATACCAGGAAGCTAGTGATAACAATGAATTTGAGATATACACACCCACAACCCATGACAAAAGAGATCTTGCACAAGGCGAGCCGTAA
- the pheS gene encoding phenylalanine--tRNA ligase subunit alpha has protein sequence MEDKIKALQEEINQYTVQNEEELEAYRMRFISRKSVIGDLLASIKDVAPEKRKEAGIMLNQLKNASQAKFKELIGELEAQKASKQQYDVPDLTLPPIPDELGSIHPLTQVRNRIVEIFERIGFQVVDGPEIEDDHHNFTALNFPPDHPAREMQDTFFIEKNPDIVLRTHTSSVQVRMMEEGEPPFRAIMPGRVFRNEAISARAHCVFHQVEGLYVDKNVSFADLKQTLLHFAKELFGPETGIRLRPSYFPFTEPSAELDIWWGNESEADKRITKGTGWLEIGGCGMVDPYVLESCGIDPEEYTGFAFGMGIERIAMIKYQIKDLRLFTENDIRFLKQFSAFN, from the coding sequence ATGGAAGATAAAATAAAAGCACTACAAGAAGAAATTAACCAATATACTGTACAAAACGAGGAAGAGCTTGAGGCTTATCGTATGCGCTTTATCAGTCGCAAAAGCGTAATAGGTGATCTGTTGGCTTCTATCAAGGATGTAGCTCCAGAAAAAAGAAAAGAAGCGGGAATCATGCTTAATCAGCTCAAAAATGCTTCCCAGGCAAAGTTCAAAGAGCTGATTGGTGAGTTGGAAGCACAAAAGGCAAGTAAACAACAATACGATGTGCCTGACCTGACCTTACCCCCTATACCTGATGAGCTAGGCTCTATTCATCCATTAACTCAGGTGAGAAATCGTATCGTAGAAATATTTGAAAGAATTGGTTTTCAGGTAGTTGATGGTCCTGAGATTGAAGACGACCACCATAATTTTACTGCCCTTAACTTTCCTCCTGACCATCCCGCGCGAGAGATGCAGGACACTTTCTTCATAGAAAAGAACCCCGATATTGTATTGCGAACGCACACCTCATCTGTACAGGTTCGTATGATGGAAGAAGGAGAGCCTCCATTCCGTGCTATTATGCCAGGTCGTGTTTTCCGTAACGAGGCGATTTCTGCTCGTGCACACTGTGTTTTCCATCAGGTTGAAGGCTTATATGTAGATAAGAATGTTAGCTTCGCTGACTTAAAACAAACTTTACTACATTTTGCGAAAGAACTCTTTGGGCCAGAAACAGGTATACGTCTTCGCCCATCTTACTTCCCATTTACTGAACCTAGTGCCGAACTGGATATATGGTGGGGTAATGAGTCGGAAGCTGATAAAAGAATCACCAAAGGTACAGGCTGGCTGGAAATTGGAGGCTGTGGCATGGTAGACCCTTATGTTTTGGAAAGTTGCGGTATAGATCCAGAAGAATATACAGGTTTCGCTTTTGGTATGGGTATTGAACGAATTGCTATGATTAAATACCAGATTAAAGACTTACGTCTTTTTACCGAGAATGATATCCGTTTTCTGAAGCAATTTTCTGCATTTAACTGA
- a CDS encoding tolB protein precursor, with amino-acid sequence MKRDRSKTYVAFFTIFLWLLCQESLAQYFGKNKPRYRTFDFEVNETPHFKVYNYLDNPVLKERLLKDAEKWYTLHQSILQDTIKFKNPLIFYNNHADFQQTNAITGAIGTSTGGVTEGLKNRVVMPVSSSYAETNHVLGHELVHAFQYNILRSGDSTSLGSIRNLPLWMVEGLAEYMSIGSIAPHTAMWMRDAVVHDDIPTLKDMTRKMYEYFPYRYGHSFWAFTAGIWGDEMIKPLFKATAMYGYEKAVDSLLNMDENTFSKMWSTALKNYYSSYLDTCSTIAIGSPLATKSSSKTETNVVPTISPDGKYVAYYSEANIFTLDLFLADAKTGKIVKTLSSTSRNTHIDDFSIFESAGTFSPYADKFAFVVFSKGQNKLAIVDVANPKQQKEYVLEGVPSFSNPTWSPDGESIVVTGIVNGQSDLFLYDLKSNKVKRLTNDLHTELVPSWSPDGKYLIYSTDTPDSALSENTVKSSYRIAILDTKNLKREIIDVFPTAANLNPQFSQDGRSVLFLSDRDGFRNLYEYQINSNEVYQLTNYFTGISGITSLSPAFSLARQTGDLVYSYYYDNSYNLYKAHVTDFESYKVEVNSKDVNFEAATLPPSRSLIKQEVNKQLIVFHAKESIAPDSIKPLPYRPEFKLDYISNTGVGIASSRFGTGLAGGVQMLFSDILGNQQLFGGLALNGEIHDFGGQFAYINQKHQLGWGASISHIPYRSAGIRYLRDSLKIGDEQLPVTNVQLDMLRIFEDQLSVFAFYPFSMSTRLEFGAAAARYSFRRDHYNNYYYYNAQVYADREKVDAPDSYNLYNLNAAYVLDNSHFGIAAPFLGSRARLDVQKFVGAANYYSLTADYRKYHFIKPFSIAFRILHIGRYGQHAKNRMLYPLYIGNPVFIRGYGARSVINSISPDGNYVDDLTGNHLLVGNVEFRIPFTGPERLALIKSKLLFSDLNIFFDAGMTYNHVLPVERTEENELTLSSTPLCSSGISARINVFGQLILEPYYAIPLRENGLRMANFGLNFIPGW; translated from the coding sequence ATGAAACGCGATAGATCAAAAACATATGTAGCCTTTTTCACTATTTTTTTATGGCTATTGTGCCAAGAGTCTTTAGCACAGTATTTTGGTAAAAACAAGCCACGCTATCGGACTTTTGACTTTGAGGTTAATGAGACGCCACACTTTAAGGTATACAATTACCTGGATAATCCTGTTTTAAAAGAGCGCCTGCTCAAGGATGCTGAAAAGTGGTATACTTTGCACCAAAGCATACTACAAGATACAATCAAATTTAAAAACCCTCTTATATTTTATAACAACCATGCTGACTTTCAGCAGACCAACGCTATCACAGGAGCTATTGGTACTAGTACAGGAGGAGTAACCGAAGGTTTGAAAAACAGGGTGGTAATGCCTGTTAGTAGCTCTTATGCAGAAACTAATCATGTATTAGGGCATGAGCTGGTACACGCTTTTCAGTACAATATACTACGTTCCGGAGATTCTACCTCCCTCGGATCTATCCGCAACCTACCACTGTGGATGGTAGAGGGTTTAGCTGAATATATGTCTATAGGAAGCATAGCTCCCCATACCGCAATGTGGATGCGGGATGCTGTTGTGCATGATGACATACCTACCCTTAAGGATATGACGCGTAAAATGTACGAGTATTTTCCCTACCGGTATGGGCATTCATTTTGGGCATTCACTGCTGGCATATGGGGCGATGAGATGATTAAGCCCTTATTTAAAGCTACCGCCATGTATGGCTATGAGAAGGCTGTAGACTCCCTCTTAAATATGGATGAAAACACATTTTCAAAAATGTGGTCTACTGCGCTTAAGAATTACTATTCCTCCTATCTGGACACTTGCTCTACAATAGCCATTGGAAGCCCTCTGGCTACAAAGAGTAGCAGTAAGACTGAAACAAATGTAGTCCCTACCATCAGTCCGGATGGTAAATATGTAGCCTATTATTCAGAAGCTAATATTTTTACTTTAGACCTGTTTCTGGCAGATGCCAAAACCGGCAAAATCGTTAAAACACTAAGTAGTACATCTAGAAATACGCATATTGATGATTTTAGCATTTTTGAGTCAGCAGGCACATTCTCTCCCTATGCTGATAAGTTTGCTTTTGTGGTATTTAGTAAAGGGCAGAACAAGCTCGCTATTGTAGATGTAGCTAACCCTAAGCAACAGAAAGAGTATGTGCTGGAAGGTGTACCATCATTTTCAAATCCTACATGGTCACCTGATGGTGAATCTATCGTTGTAACAGGCATAGTAAACGGGCAGAGTGATTTATTCCTTTATGATCTTAAGAGCAATAAAGTAAAACGACTGACTAATGACCTACATACAGAGCTTGTTCCTTCTTGGTCACCTGATGGCAAATACCTTATTTACAGTACAGATACTCCTGATAGTGCATTATCTGAGAATACAGTTAAATCATCGTACCGTATCGCCATACTAGATACAAAAAACCTTAAAAGAGAAATTATTGATGTATTTCCTACTGCTGCTAACCTCAATCCTCAATTTAGCCAGGATGGGAGGTCAGTCCTTTTCTTATCTGACCGTGATGGTTTTAGAAATTTATATGAGTATCAGATCAATAGTAATGAGGTTTATCAGCTAACGAATTATTTCACTGGCATCAGTGGTATTACCAGCCTGTCTCCTGCCTTCAGCCTTGCCAGACAAACAGGAGATTTAGTATACTCTTACTACTATGACAATAGCTACAATCTATACAAAGCTCATGTGACAGATTTTGAGTCTTATAAAGTGGAAGTGAACTCTAAGGATGTCAATTTTGAAGCAGCAACTTTACCCCCATCTCGTTCTTTAATAAAGCAGGAGGTCAATAAACAGCTGATCGTGTTCCATGCTAAAGAAAGTATAGCACCTGACTCCATCAAACCTTTACCTTACCGACCCGAATTTAAGCTGGACTACATAAGCAATACAGGAGTTGGTATAGCAAGCAGCAGGTTTGGTACTGGCCTGGCAGGAGGAGTTCAGATGTTATTTAGCGATATATTGGGTAATCAGCAGCTGTTCGGTGGACTGGCGCTCAACGGTGAAATACATGATTTTGGTGGGCAATTCGCCTATATTAACCAGAAGCATCAGCTTGGCTGGGGAGCCAGTATATCACATATTCCTTATCGTTCGGCAGGTATCCGGTACTTGAGAGATTCACTTAAAATAGGTGACGAGCAGCTTCCTGTTACCAATGTGCAGCTGGATATGCTACGAATTTTTGAAGACCAGCTATCTGTCTTTGCTTTTTATCCGTTTTCAATGTCTACTCGCCTTGAATTTGGGGCGGCTGCGGCACGATATAGTTTCCGTCGCGATCATTACAATAATTACTATTATTACAATGCTCAGGTGTATGCCGATAGAGAAAAAGTAGATGCCCCGGATAGTTATAATTTATACAATTTGAATGCTGCCTACGTACTGGATAACTCCCATTTCGGAATTGCCGCGCCTTTTTTAGGTAGCCGGGCCCGACTAGATGTGCAAAAGTTCGTAGGAGCAGCAAACTATTATTCCCTGACTGCTGATTATAGGAAGTATCACTTTATTAAACCCTTTAGCATTGCCTTCAGAATATTGCATATAGGAAGGTACGGACAACATGCAAAAAACAGAATGTTGTACCCATTGTACATAGGCAATCCCGTATTTATCAGAGGTTATGGTGCCAGGTCGGTGATTAATAGCATCAGCCCTGATGGTAATTATGTTGATGATCTTACAGGTAATCATTTGCTTGTTGGCAATGTAGAATTCAGAATACCATTCACCGGGCCTGAGAGACTGGCGCTTATTAAATCTAAACTTCTGTTTTCTGATCTGAATATATTTTTTGATGCCGGAATGACTTATAATCATGTGCTCCCGGTAGAAAGAACAGAAGAAAACGAGCTCACTCTTAGCAGCACTCCACTATGTAGTAGCGGTATATCTGCTCGTATAAACGTGTTTGGTCAACTTATTCTGGAACCTTATTACGCCATACCCTTAAGAGAAAACGGATTAAGAATGGCAAACTTCGGTCTTAATTTTATACCTGGTTGGTAA
- a CDS encoding Rossmann-like and DUF2520 domain-containing protein, producing MFLKKKVYYRISIVGAGNVASHLAPVLEGAGHEVVEVYSRQFSNAEQLCEGLYNAVPKADLDFSGSNAQIFIIAVPDQHIVEVARQIVLPEGSVLVHTSGSIDMGALENDSEASIGVFYPLQTFTKNTEVNFKEIPLLVEGEDKATLKIVKSLAESLSRKVHEVDSEQRAVLHIAAVFSCNFTNHMITIAQDMVESHAINFELLKPLIAETISKSLNIGPKAAQTGPARRGDQAVVDKHTLFLEEANPELAQIYRLISQNIVKSS from the coding sequence ATGTTTCTTAAGAAAAAGGTGTATTACAGAATCTCCATTGTTGGAGCAGGCAATGTAGCTTCGCATCTCGCCCCTGTACTAGAAGGGGCAGGGCATGAAGTTGTGGAAGTCTACAGCCGTCAGTTCTCTAATGCTGAGCAACTTTGTGAAGGTTTGTACAATGCAGTACCCAAAGCTGATTTAGACTTCTCCGGAAGCAATGCACAGATATTTATTATTGCAGTGCCAGACCAACATATAGTAGAAGTGGCCCGGCAGATTGTATTGCCAGAAGGATCAGTACTTGTACATACCTCAGGAAGTATAGACATGGGAGCACTGGAAAATGATAGTGAAGCCTCTATAGGTGTATTCTACCCTTTACAGACATTTACCAAAAATACTGAAGTAAATTTTAAGGAGATTCCCCTGCTCGTAGAGGGAGAAGATAAGGCAACACTGAAAATTGTAAAATCATTAGCAGAGAGCCTGAGCAGGAAGGTGCATGAAGTTGATTCAGAGCAAAGAGCGGTCCTTCATATTGCCGCTGTATTTTCCTGCAATTTTACCAATCATATGATTACGATAGCTCAGGATATGGTAGAAAGCCATGCTATTAATTTTGAATTGCTCAAACCTCTAATAGCTGAAACCATCAGTAAAAGCCTAAATATAGGACCTAAGGCCGCACAAACAGGGCCCGCCAGAAGGGGAGACCAGGCGGTAGTAGATAAACATACCTTGTTTTTAGAGGAAGCAAATCCTGAACTTGCTCAAATTTACCGACTCATTTCTCAGAACATTGTTAAAAGCAGTTAA
- a CDS encoding AAA family ATPase, whose product MDQQNTDIKLADKLNEDYHNLTNEISKVVIGQEDVVRLLLTSIFCQGHSLLVGVPGLAKTLLIHTIASAVNLSFNRIQFTPDLMPSDILGAETIDKDRNFRFIKGPIFANIILADEINRTPPKTQAALLEAMQEYSVTVAGVHYPLERPFYVLATQNPIEQEGTYPLPEAQLDRFMFNIQLDYPAYQSEVDIVKNTTSDKSHRVQEVLSGEQIVAYQHLVRRVPIADNVVEYAVSLVHKTRPNTNGASETANEFLEWGAGPRASQYLVLAAKCNALLNGKYSPDIEDVQAVAKPILRHRIVRNFKAEAEGITIDNVIEKLL is encoded by the coding sequence ATGGATCAGCAGAATACGGATATCAAGCTGGCTGATAAGCTTAACGAAGACTATCATAACCTTACGAACGAAATCAGTAAAGTAGTCATTGGACAGGAAGATGTAGTTCGACTTTTACTTACTTCAATTTTTTGTCAGGGGCATAGCCTACTGGTAGGTGTACCAGGGCTGGCAAAAACTTTACTGATACATACGATAGCTTCCGCTGTTAATTTAAGCTTTAACCGTATTCAGTTTACACCAGACCTTATGCCCTCCGATATACTGGGGGCAGAGACCATAGATAAAGACCGTAATTTCAGATTCATTAAAGGGCCCATATTTGCCAATATTATTCTTGCTGACGAAATCAACCGTACGCCTCCTAAAACCCAGGCCGCTTTGCTGGAAGCTATGCAGGAGTACTCAGTTACTGTTGCAGGTGTGCATTATCCTTTAGAAAGGCCATTTTATGTACTTGCCACACAAAACCCTATTGAACAGGAAGGAACCTACCCTTTACCTGAAGCCCAACTAGATCGTTTTATGTTCAACATCCAATTGGACTACCCTGCTTATCAGTCGGAGGTAGATATAGTTAAGAACACAACCTCTGACAAGAGTCACAGAGTGCAGGAAGTACTGTCTGGTGAGCAGATAGTAGCGTATCAACATTTGGTAAGAAGAGTACCTATAGCTGATAATGTGGTAGAGTATGCGGTTAGTCTTGTGCACAAAACTCGTCCGAATACCAATGGAGCCAGCGAGACAGCTAACGAATTTTTGGAGTGGGGTGCAGGACCAAGAGCCTCTCAATATCTGGTTTTAGCTGCTAAATGTAATGCGCTTTTAAACGGAAAATATTCTCCTGATATAGAAGATGTTCAGGCTGTTGCTAAGCCCATCCTCCGTCATAGAATCGTTAGAAACTTTAAAGCAGAAGCAGAAGGCATTACTATAGATAATGTAATAGAAAAGCTTCTTTAG